The Hippopotamus amphibius kiboko isolate mHipAmp2 chromosome 3, mHipAmp2.hap2, whole genome shotgun sequence genomic interval CGGCCTGAGCTGAGTGGAGTCTGATGGTGCGCCCTGCGGTCCCCGCAGGTGGCAAGCACAGTGAGCGACATCCAGCCCTCGCTGCTCCACTGCGACATGCTGAGCGCAGCCCAGGAGGCGCTCTACCTCCCAGACATCTCCTTCAGCAGCCAGCTGCGGAGCGCGCCACTGCTCATCGTGGACAAGGGCCCCGTGGAGCTACCAGAGGAGTTCGTGGTCCAGGTGCCCAAGGAGCTCAGATCTCAGCCCAAGGTGCGGCCAGCGGTGGGGAaagagggctgggggtggctggGCAGGGGCTCCTGGGAGGCTCAGTCCCAGGCAGTGGCCCAAATGTGTCTTCTCATATACTTAGTGTCTGCATCCACTCGTTGTGGCTGATGTTTGCACCCAGTGATATCCTGGCCTGTTGTTGAACAGTGCATGCTTGTTTACATTAGAGCCTCATCACTATCTCAGAATATTTGACTTTAAATTTCTGATTGGGTTTGAAATATCTTCTCATTATCATGGGAAGTTTAAAATTACTTAGTGACAACATCAATGGTTGTAAAATTTGGATGGTtgtaaaagacacattttaacatttctgatcatctgcttgtttgaaaaaaaattcacatcaaTGGAAACTACCAAGACTTTTGAGGAGATTGTGGTGAAAACATTCTGGTTATGAATTGTGTATAGTCATTTAAAGCATAAAACCTGATAGAAAAGTGATGGTTACAGAAGTAACCtaattttcttatgaaaatgtTGGAAAGTGCTTTATAATATTGTCTCTGCAGCTGGCAAATACAGTGAGTAACATCCAGCCCTTGAAGTTCCAGTGAggaatattatacagtatttgcaCAAAATTCAATACTATTCTTTTCCTCGAtactttgtatatatatttttatctttacatGATATTTAGGCAGTGTAATTTTTTTACTCACCAAACTCCATACAGACACGCTTATCCCTCTAATTTCCCTCAGGCAATATAATATGagtaatataatatatacaaacattatattatataatgtttatatacttattatttatatatttgtatattatttatgtaaatattatatttataatactttGTGTGTCACAACATGGAAAAGGCTGAAAAGCATTTGGCAGGTGGAACCATGAGTATCAAGCCTTGTCCCAAAACACACCTCTCCTACaccataatttaataattatatagGAAATACTGGCAAAGGAATGTGAAATGCTACTATATTAGCTAAGCTTATCTTCTAAGCCCCATTAGAGAACTCTCTGGTAAAATAAGTTGGGATACTGTGTTTTAGTTCAGGGACTAAGGATGATGCATCACCCTTTGATCAATTTGAGATTGAAGAGACCTGCTTTTAAACCTAACTCTTCAATTCCTGCGGCCCCATAGCAAGAGTAGGGGTATGGTGACTTTGGACAGTGGCTCTGTCCAGTCAGTCACATTGTTCAATCAGTGGCATAGACTCTTTCAGTTAAGATTAGCATTTCTTCCctggtggtgatgatggaggGGCAGTGGTGGTGGGCAAGTGCATGTATTTCTACATAAGCATGTAGAATTGACACCAATGTGTTCAGAAAAATCCGGTAAAATGTATAGTAAACATTCTTTAAgcacttcattttttattttctgttttattttgcattaccATTTCAAACATGAAATTCTATAAATTGAgtgcatttatatttttcacaaaatgtgTTTCAGCAGTCACACAATTTTCATGATATTGGCTTTTGATTTATATTATAAAGTAGcaatatgaaattaatatttaatttactcAAATGCATATATGTTCTTCACAATTTTTAGTATAGTGAAGAAGAAATCTAGAAATGAATGTTAATTTTTGAGTAGATGTTATAAATGTTTAAATCAGCAACtgtaacaaacacacacacacacaaacttgctGGCAATTCTGTCTTGTGACAAAAATTCAGAATAGCAGTCAATTACAGTAGTTT includes:
- the LOC130848427 gene encoding adhesion G protein-coupled receptor L3-like, producing the protein MPEYTTMWPSQLLVFMMLLAPTVRGGKHSERHPALAAPLRHAERSPGGALPPRHLLQQPAAERATAHRGQGPRGATRGVRGPGAQGAQISAQGAASGGERGLGVAGQGLLGGSVPGSGPNVSSHILSVCIHSLWLMFAPSDILACC